A stretch of DNA from Serinibacter arcticus:
CGTCCTGGGACGTCGTCATCGTCGGCGGGGGATCCGCCGGCCTCAGCGCCGCCCTCACCCTCTCGCGCGCCCAGCGCCGCGTGCTGGTGCTGGACGGCGCACAGCCGCGCAACCGCTTCGCCGGCCACATGCACGGCGTGCTCGGCCACGACGGCCGGTCGCCGCTGGAGCTGCTGGAGATCGGCCGCCGCGAGGTCGCCTCCTACGGGGGAGTGGTGCGACCCGCCGCGGTCTCCGGGCTCGACCTGCGCGGCGAGGACGGCCTGTTCCGCGTGCACACCGACGGCGGCACGCTCGCCGCGCGGGCGGTGCTCGTGGCGACCGGCCTGGTCGACGAGCTGCCCGCCGTCCCCGGCCTGACCGAGCGCTGGGGCCGTGACGTCAACGCCTGCCCGTACTGCCACGGGGCGGAGGTGGCCGGGCGGCCGCTCGGCGTCGTCGCCACGAGCGCCATGGGGGTGCACCACGCCACGATGCTGCGGCAGTGGAGCCCGGACGTCACGTTCTTCAGCCATCTGGCCGGGGACCTCGACGCCGAGACGCTGGCCGGTTTCGCGGCGCGCGGCGTGCGGGTCGTGACCGAGCCCGTGGCCGAGGTGGTCGTCACGGACGACGCCGTGCGCGCCGTCGTCGCCGGCGGTCGCCACTACCCGGTCGAGGCGATCTTCACGGGGTCGACGATGCGACCGCTGGACGCCCTGCTGGTGGGCGCCGGCGCCGAGACGGTCGAGGCTCCGCAGGGGTTCACCGTCGTGCAGGCCGTGATGGGCCGCACCAGCGTGCCCGGGCTCTACGCCGCGGGCAACGTCGTCAACCCTGCCGCGACCGTCCCCGTGGCCATCGCGGAGGGCTTCCAGGCCGGGGTGATGATCAACTCCGAGCTCCTCGAGCTGGACGTCGCCGAGGCGCGGGCCCTCGCCGTCGACCGCGAGCGTCGGTGGGAGGAGCGCTACGGCGAGAGCGCGGGTCCGCAGTGGACCGGCCACGTCAACGCGAGCCTCGGCGACGTCGCCGCGGCGTGGGAGCCCGGCGCCGCGCTCGACCTCGGGGCCGGGGAGGGCGGCGACGCGCTGTGGCTGGCCGGGCGCGGGTGGGAGGTGACCGCCGTCGACATCTCGGCGACGGCGCTGGAGCGCGGTCGGGCGGCGGCGCAGGAGCGCGGCGTCGAAGGGGTCACCTGGGTGCAGGGCGACCTCGTGGCGTGGCAGCCGCAGCGGACCTACGACCTGGTCAGCGCACAGTTCCTCCAGGACTGGGAGGCGTTCCCGCGCGAGCAGGTGCTGCGGCGCGCGATGGGCGCGGTCGCGCGCGGAGGGCGGCTGGTGCTCGTCTCGCACGCGAGCATGACCCCGCGCGTCCCGCCGGCCGACGGCGAGCAGGGCCACCACGGACCGGGTCACCACGCGATGCCCACGCTCGACGAGGAGCTCACCACGCTCGGCCTGCCCGACCACGGCTGGGTGGTCGAGACCGCCGAGGTGCGACGGCGCGAGGTCGTGCGCGACGGCGAGACCTGGGACCTGGGCGACAACGTGGTGGTCGCGCGGCGCCTGGGCTGACGCGCGGCGCCCCGGCTGACGCGCGTCGCCCCACGGGGCAGCCTCAGTCGGAGGCGAGCTCCATCCACCGCTCCTCGAGCTCGGTGACCTCGGCCTGGATCTCCCGCAGCTGGGCGGCGAGCTTCTCCAGGCCGGGGTAGTCCGACGGGTCGTGCGCGGCCATCGCGTCGTGCACCTTCGCCGCGTCGCCCGAGCGCTTCTCCATCCGGCGCTCGAGCGAGGCGAGCTCCTTGCGGGCGGCGTGGCGCTCGGCGCCGGACGCGGCGGACGAGCCGGCCCCGGACCCACCGCCGGCCGAGGACGCACCCGACCCGGTGGCGGCCGCCGTCCCGGGCGTCCCGCGGCGCTCGGTGCCCGCCGCCTCGGCGGCCCGCAGCGCGAGGTACTCCTCGACGCCGCCGGGCAGGTGGCGCAGCGTGCCGCCGTCGGGCCCGGACAGCACCGCGTACTGGTTGTCGGTCACGCGCTCCAGCAGGTACCGGTCGTGCGAGACGACGAGCAGCGTGCCCGGCCAGCCGTCGAGGAGGTCCTCCATCGCGGCGAGCATGTCGGTGTCCATGTCGTTGGTCGGCTCGTCCAGCACGAGGACGTTCGGCTCGCCGAGCAGCACGAGCACGAGCTGCAGGCGGCGCTTCTGACCACCGGAGAGGTCCTTGACCGGGGTCGCCAGGTGCGCGGAGGTGAAGCCGAGCCGCTCGAGGATCTGGCCGGGGGTGAGCTCGTCGCCCGAGGCGGACGTGAACGCCACCCGGTAGGGCGCGATGACGTCCGTGATGCGCTTGTCGGCGACGCCGGCGAGCTCCTTGAGGTCCTGCGAGAGCCACGACGCCTTGACCGTCTTGCCGCGCTTGACGCGGCCGGAGGTCGGGTCGAGGTCGCCGGTCACCAGGCCGAGCAGCGTGGACTTGCCGGCGCCGTTGGCGCCGAGGATGCCGACGCGGTCGCCGGGGCCCAGGTGCCAGGAGATGTCGTGCAGGACGTCGCGGCTGCCGTCGTAGCTGACGCTCGCCCCGACCAGCTCGACGACGTCGCGGCCCAGCCGCGAGGTGGCCATCCGCGTCAGCGCGACGGTGTCGCGCACGGGCGGCTCGTCGGCGATCAGGGCGTTCGCGGCCTCGATGCGGAACTTGGGCTTGGCGGTGCGGGCGGGTGCGCCGCGGCGCAGCCAGGCCAGCTCCTTCTTCATGAGGTTGGCGCGCTTGGCGGCGATG
This window harbors:
- a CDS encoding bifunctional NAD(P)/FAD-dependent oxidoreductase/class I SAM-dependent methyltransferase, encoding MENTEQHPTSWDVVIVGGGSAGLSAALTLSRAQRRVLVLDGAQPRNRFAGHMHGVLGHDGRSPLELLEIGRREVASYGGVVRPAAVSGLDLRGEDGLFRVHTDGGTLAARAVLVATGLVDELPAVPGLTERWGRDVNACPYCHGAEVAGRPLGVVATSAMGVHHATMLRQWSPDVTFFSHLAGDLDAETLAGFAARGVRVVTEPVAEVVVTDDAVRAVVAGGRHYPVEAIFTGSTMRPLDALLVGAGAETVEAPQGFTVVQAVMGRTSVPGLYAAGNVVNPAATVPVAIAEGFQAGVMINSELLELDVAEARALAVDRERRWEERYGESAGPQWTGHVNASLGDVAAAWEPGAALDLGAGEGGDALWLAGRGWEVTAVDISATALERGRAAAQERGVEGVTWVQGDLVAWQPQRTYDLVSAQFLQDWEAFPREQVLRRAMGAVARGGRLVLVSHASMTPRVPPADGEQGHHGPGHHAMPTLDEELTTLGLPDHGWVVETAEVRRREVVRDGETWDLGDNVVVARRLG
- a CDS encoding ABC-F family ATP-binding cassette domain-containing protein yields the protein MAHLLGAEQLRLKFPNRIVLDGVSLGLSDGDNVGLVGRNGDGKSSLMRLLAGKNEPDSGRVTMRRGVTVGMLDQTDSLDPTETVGHAIVGNAPEHEWASDPRIRDVMSGLVTDVPWDQPVEALSGGQRRRTALAALLVRDLDVLLLDEPTNHLDVEGVTWLAAHLKARFATGQGAFAVVTHDRWFLDEVTTTTWEVHDGIVEPFEGGYAAYVLARVERDRQASTIAAKRANLMKKELAWLRRGAPARTAKPKFRIEAANALIADEPPVRDTVALTRMATSRLGRDVVELVGASVSYDGSRDVLHDISWHLGPGDRVGILGANGAGKSTLLGLVTGDLDPTSGRVKRGKTVKASWLSQDLKELAGVADKRITDVIAPYRVAFTSASGDELTPGQILERLGFTSAHLATPVKDLSGGQKRRLQLVLVLLGEPNVLVLDEPTNDMDTDMLAAMEDLLDGWPGTLLVVSHDRYLLERVTDNQYAVLSGPDGGTLRHLPGGVEEYLALRAAEAAGTERRGTPGTAAATGSGASSAGGGSGAGSSAASGAERHAARKELASLERRMEKRSGDAAKVHDAMAAHDPSDYPGLEKLAAQLREIQAEVTELEERWMELASD